The Papaver somniferum cultivar HN1 unplaced genomic scaffold, ASM357369v1 unplaced-scaffold_18, whole genome shotgun sequence genome includes a window with the following:
- the LOC113337995 gene encoding uncharacterized protein LOC113337995, whose amino-acid sequence MAMEYYNVNKNQVKGRSAKEEIFISWQYPQNGFFKINIDGFSNDDGFAGIDGVIRDESGAFVACYWKHIFKNNNNVAEVLAIRDGLRLAVDLGLHYLEVESDSSYVVQLCNEEVQPNWDCFGLLKEISGLKSRFSQVKIQQRYREANKVADKYRLKMELLEIMKTFGLTICQTF is encoded by the coding sequence ATGGCGATGGAATACTACAATGTCAATAAGAATCAGGTTAAGGGAAGGAGTGCTAAGGAAGAGATCTTCATTTCCTGGCAGTATCCCCAAAATGGTTTTTTTAAGATCAACATTGATGGATTTTCTAATGATGATGGTTTTGCAGGAATCGACGGCGTTATCAGAGATGAATCTGGAGCCTTTGTTGCTTGTTACTGGAAACACATTTTTAAGAACAACAATAATGTGGCCGAGGTCTTGGCAATCCGAGATGGTTTGCGTCTGGCTGTGGACCTGGGATTACATTATTTGGAAGTGGAGAGTGACTCTAGCTATGTTGTTCAACTCTGCAATGAAGAGGTTCAACCTAACTGGGATTGCTTTGGACTGCTCAAAGAGATATCTGGTCTCAAGTCTCGATTCAGTCAAGTGAAGATCCAGCAAAGATATAGAGAAGCCAATAAAGTTGCTGACAAATACAGGCTAAAGATGGAGCTGCTAGAAATCATGAAGACATTTGGATTGACAATCTGCCAGACTTTTTAA
- the LOC113337916 gene encoding GDSL esterase/lipase 7-like isoform X1, whose translation MAVSIESSYFFMSLNIFLCLTIFVGKSSGAIAPAIYVFGDSLLDSGNNNFLQTQTKANFTPYGVDSPSGPTGRFTNGATGGDFIATFLGLPYPPAYLSLSEGRRRITTTGINYASSGSGILPESGTALGDILSMDEQIEYFKNTVKNDLPRIYRSRAILSYALSRSIFVISTGSNDYLNNYLQPRFYNGSQTYPPQQFANLLLNTLEQQLTQQQISTNTSSNTSVTTSSNTYVTTSINFVFKIWFSSP comes from the exons ATGGCGGTTTCGATAGAGTCATCTTACTTCTTCATGTCTCTTAATATCTTTCTTTGTTTAACGATCTTTGTGGGAAAATCATCAGGTGCAATTGCACCAGCTATATACGTTTTCGGTGACTCGCTCCTAGACAGTGGAAATAACAATTTCCTACAGACTCAAACTAAAGCAAATTTTACTCCTTATGGAGTTGATTCTCCAAGCGGACCAACCGGCAGATTTACAAATGGTGCTACCGGAGGAGATTTCATAG CAACATTTCTCGGCTTACCTTATCCGCCAGCGTATTTGAGTCTGTCTGAGGGGAGGAGGAGAATCACAACCACTGGTATCAACTATGCCTCAAGTGGCTCAGGAATTCTTCCTGAATCAGGAACTGCACTA GGAGACATCTTATCTATGGATGAGCAAATCGAGTACTTCAAAAACACAGTGAAAAACGATTTGCCTAGAATTTACAGATCTCGGGCAATCCTCTCCTATGCATTGTCTAGGTCCATCTTCGTTATTTCAACCGGAAGTAATGACTATCTCAACAACTATTTACAACCACGATTCTACAACGGAAGCCAAACTTATCCTCCTCAGCAGTTTGCTAATCTCCTCTTAAACACTCTCGAACAACAATTGACG cagcaacaaatctccacgaacaccagcagcaacacctccgtcaccacaaGCAGCAACACCTACGTCACCACCAGCATCAATTTCgtcttcaaaatttggttttcttctccgtAA
- the LOC113337916 gene encoding GDSL esterase/lipase 7-like isoform X2, giving the protein MAVSIESSYFFMSLNIFLCLTIFVGKSSGAIAPAIYVFGDSLLDSGNNNFLQTQTKANFTPYGVDSPSGPTGRFTNGATGGDFIATFLGLPYPPAYLSLSEGRRRITTTGINYASSGSGILPESGTALGDILSMDEQIEYFKNTVKNDLPRIYRSRAILSYALSRSIFVISTGSNDYLNNYLQPRFYNGSQTYPPQQFANLLLNTLEQQLTQQISTNTSSNTSVTTSSNTYVTTSINFVFKIWFSSP; this is encoded by the exons ATGGCGGTTTCGATAGAGTCATCTTACTTCTTCATGTCTCTTAATATCTTTCTTTGTTTAACGATCTTTGTGGGAAAATCATCAGGTGCAATTGCACCAGCTATATACGTTTTCGGTGACTCGCTCCTAGACAGTGGAAATAACAATTTCCTACAGACTCAAACTAAAGCAAATTTTACTCCTTATGGAGTTGATTCTCCAAGCGGACCAACCGGCAGATTTACAAATGGTGCTACCGGAGGAGATTTCATAG CAACATTTCTCGGCTTACCTTATCCGCCAGCGTATTTGAGTCTGTCTGAGGGGAGGAGGAGAATCACAACCACTGGTATCAACTATGCCTCAAGTGGCTCAGGAATTCTTCCTGAATCAGGAACTGCACTA GGAGACATCTTATCTATGGATGAGCAAATCGAGTACTTCAAAAACACAGTGAAAAACGATTTGCCTAGAATTTACAGATCTCGGGCAATCCTCTCCTATGCATTGTCTAGGTCCATCTTCGTTATTTCAACCGGAAGTAATGACTATCTCAACAACTATTTACAACCACGATTCTACAACGGAAGCCAAACTTATCCTCCTCAGCAGTTTGCTAATCTCCTCTTAAACACTCTCGAACAACAATTGACG caacaaatctccacgaacaccagcagcaacacctccgtcaccacaaGCAGCAACACCTACGTCACCACCAGCATCAATTTCgtcttcaaaatttggttttcttctccgtAA
- the LOC113338080 gene encoding pentatricopeptide repeat-containing protein At2g16880-like, which produces MEPPPNESKMIQNVITILTSSPQPEPQQLKFMNQYIPNLKPSLIQSVLSSPPLSTKPKTLLSFFKWCQFHLPDFPQPINTLPCLLTIIPPLIRFKKFSDVKSLLVSFISKDRNVLLDSLLNPKGIYPPPSKELLDTAVGAYVQQKRSDIALQIFNKLKRMGYRPNLLTCNTLLHSYASKKSSYSLSVCEYVFKDSIRLGVTPNTNTFNILIKGYCLNMKLKEAIEMKCRMHDEFGCCPDNVTYNTIFSVYCAKGLINEAMDLLVDMKSKGLEPNRRTFNIFVSGYCGVGWLEKAAKTVELMTGSNYQPDDFTFNTLISGYCKEGRIDEAFKLLELMKSAKLLPDAVTYNALINGCLKWRTSMEAIKLFEEMCKKNVKPTVVTHNIIIKGFCEEEKLKEAREWVEKMEESGVSPDCITYNTLVNGYSKTGNMMEAYKTIDEMLRKGLRTDVVALNTFLHTLCNKGKLNEAYELLCTAPKKGYDLDEVSYGTLIMGYFKEENMDGALELWDEMKKKKILPSVVTYNSVIGGLCKMGKIKQAMDKLNELSGSGLIPDAITYSTLIHGYCRERDVEKAFQFYNQMVAKSFKPDVITCNILLHALCKEEILDRAVKLFRTWVSRENAVDATTYNILIMGLCKEGEIEDALDLRLEMKEKKLVPDHCTYYSILSTLVQLGRTEEALNFISEMKEAGKIPDKSSFTAPEKLISQGQQQDKSQEMVACYSEDLESTSDITYTKHIDELCTEGKFKEANCVLEKMKQQGVAVSKSTYITLMKGLVTRRKRTSNVAR; this is translated from the coding sequence atggaacCACCACCAAATGAATCAAAAATGATCCAAAACGTAATCACCATTCTAACTTCATCTCCTCAACCCGAGCCCCAACAACTGAAATTCATGAATCAATACATTCCAAACTTAAAACCATCTTTAATCCAATCAGTACTCTCATCACCACCCCTTTCAACAAAACCCAAAACCCTTCTCTCATTCTTCAAATGGTGTCAATTTCATCTCCCAGATTTCCCACAACCCATAAACACTCTTCCTTGTTTACTCACCATAATTCCTCCACTCATTCGTTTCAAGAAATTCTCAGATgttaaatccttacttgtttcatTCATATCTAAAGACCGTAATGTTCTTCTTGATTCTCTTCTAAATCCAAAGGGTATTTATCCTCCTCCTTCTAAAGAGTTATTAGATACTGCCGTTGGAGCTTATGTTCAACAGAAAAGGTCTGACATTGCTCTTCAGATATTCAACAAGCTTAAGCGAATGGGTTATAGGCCGAACCTTCTCACTTGTAACACATTGTTGCATTCTTATGCAAGTAAGAAATCTTCTTATTCTTTATCTGTTTGTGAATATGTTTTTAAGGATTCGATTAGACTTGGGGTAACGCCAAATACAAATACTTTTAATATTTTGATTAAAGGATATTGCTTGAATATGAAACTTAAAGAAGCTATAGAGATGAAATGTAGAATGCATGATGAGTTTGGTTGTTGTCCTGATAATGTGACTTATAATACCATATTCAGTGTGTATTGTGCAAAGGGTTTGATAAATGAGGCTATGGATTTGCTTGTTGACATGAAAAGTAAAGGGTTGGAGCCAAATAGAAGGACATTCAATATTTTTGTAAGTGGGTATTGTGGGGTTGGATGGTTAGAGAAAGCAGCAAAGACTGTTGAATTGATGACAGGGAGTAATTATCAGCCCGATGATTTTACGTTTAATACGTTGATAAGTGGGTATTGTAAGGAGGGTAGGATTGACGAGGCGTTTAAGCTTCTTGAATTGATGAAAAGTGCGAAATTGTTACCTGATGCGGTTACTTATAATGCATTAATCAATGGTTGTCTTAAGTGGAGGACGAGTATGGAAGCAATCAAATTGTTCGAAGAAATGTGCAAAAAGAATGTGAAGCCAACTGTTGTTAcacataatattattatcaaaGGGTTTTGTgaagaagagaaattgaaggaAGCGAGGGAGTGGGTTGAGAAGATGGAAGAAAGTGGGGTTAGCCCAGATTGTATTACTTATAACACTTTGGTTAATGGATACAGCAAAACAGGGAACATGATGGAAGCTTATAAGACAATAGATGAGATGCTTAGGAAAGGGTTAAGGACAGATGTTGTGGCTCTCAATACTTTCCTCCACACACTATGTAATAAAGGAAAACTGAATGAGGCATATGAGTTGCTTTGTACCGCCCCAAAGAAGGGTTATGATCTTGATGAGGTTAGCTATGGTACACTGATCATGGGCTACTTTAAGGAAGAAAATATGGATGGGGCGTTGGAGCTTTgggatgaaatgaagaagaagaagatccttCCAAGTGTCGTTACCTACAATTCAGTTATTGGTGGGCTTTGCAAGATGGGCAAGATTAAACAGGCCATGGACAAGTTAAATGAACTATCAGGTAGTGGGTTGATTCCTGATGCAATTACATACAGCACATTGATTCATGGATACTGCAGAGAAAGAGATGTGGAGAAAGCATTTCAGTTCTACAACCAAATGGTTGCTAAGTCGTTTAAGCCTGATGTTATTACGTGTAACATTCTTCTTCATGCACTCTGCAAAGAGGAGATACTAGATAGGGCTGTTAAACTCTTTCGCACATGGGTCTCGAGAGAAAATGCTGTTGATGCCACCACGTATAATATACTGATTATGGGACTTTGCAAAGAAGGGGAAATTGAAGATGCGTTGGATTTACGTCTGGAAATGAAAGAAAAGAAACTAGTACCTGACCATTGTACTTACTATAGTATCTTATCTACTCTTGTACAGTTAGGCCGAACTGAAGAAGCCCTGAATTTTATTTCCGAGATGAAGGAAGCTGGAAAAATACCTGATAAATCTTCTTTCACTGCACCAGAGAAACTTATTTCCCAAGGACAGCAGCAAGATAAGTCTCAAGAAATGGTAGCTTGTTACTCTGAAGATCTGGAGTCTACCAGTGATATAACATACACAAAACACATTGATGAGCTATGTACAGAAGGGAAGTTTAAAGAAGCTAACTGTGTTTTGGAAAAAATGAAGCAACAAGGTGTTGCAGTAAGTAAATCCACCTATATTACCTTAATGAAAGGATTAGTTACGAGGAGAAAAAGGACGTCAAATGTAGCACGGTAG